GAAGAATCCAAGACATGTAGACTCTGCCGCGGATAGCGACCTTTTCCCGGTAGAGAGCAAGCTTACAAAATCAATTTAGGATAGTATTACATGGCAACAACAAAGAAGAGAAGTAGTTTGACGAAATCTAAATCTAAATCTAAAGAAACTAAAATTTTGCAACTTAAATCGCATAAAGATCCTGCAAAAGCCGAACGCGCAACACAAGCAATGCCGAAGATGCAGAAAATTGACATCGCTGCGCTTAAGGCTGCGGTCGGTTCAAACGACTTTTTCTTTTTACCTCACAAGATAAGTACTATATTTGCTACGCTTCACCCCGTTTGCAGCGGGGTATCACATAACTAATATTAATCTCACTGCACAGTCATTTATCTTGACTATTTTAAAAAGTTCAAGGCATTCAGAAATCCGAAGCACCCTTAAGTTTACCCTGCAAAATTCGATTCATAAATTCTGGTTGCGGTAGTGATTTTTGCAAATCGGATTCTGAAGGTATGGTTTGACTTTTTGTTTCACCAAAGGTAAATCCGGAACAGGGATTCTCTGGCAAGGAAGGCATCTTCTTGATCGCGCGAATCCAAGAACAAGCCATCTTCTGATATCCTGCCGGGCTAGGATGTACTCCATCGAATGAGTAATCAGTGGCCAATGTAAGTGCGTCGTACATATCCACAATGACCACTTGGTTGGAAAATTTAGTACCAATCGCATTGGCCAGCTTCTGATCAATCCACTCATTGTATGTTTTAACAAGCGGATTCAAAACCGTATTATCCGTACATTTTGTACAACTGGCCGCAGGCTTCATAAAGCGGACAATTTTAGCTACATAGATTGTTCCATTTCCACTTTGCTGGATTAAATTTTTTACGATTTGAGTCAGATTCTGAGTCGCCCAGTCCACGGACTTACCTTGTGCGAAATCATTCGTCCCTGCATGAACCAATGTAATAGATGCAACACTTGGAAGCATCGCAATGGGCACCAGCTGGTCGGTGCGAAAGCCGGGATATCCGTCATGCGACATGGAATTGGTTTGCCACTGAGAAGTATAGGATCCGCCGCACTGATACCCGACCGTTGCAAAACCAAATTGATTCGAAGGTTGCAAGGCGAGCTCAGTCATCCAGCCTCTATAACCTCCACCCCACATATAAACCGCGCAAGTCATACATTGTTGGATTTGACCGCCATTGATTGTAGTACCCATGCAAATTCCAGGTGTCCCATAACACTGAACATATCCATAACCATAAGTAATGGAATCGCCGAACTGCCGAATGATCGGTATACTCGCAGACTGTTTGACGCCTAACGGCTCGGCAGCAATCCGTGTCGGCCATAATAAGCTGTAAAAAACGATCGCTGATAGTACACTCGTTGATAGAAAACGAAAAATGTGAGTAAACATAAATTCTCCGTTCAAGCTTTTGTATTTCCCAAGGAAACCATCGCATATCCCGTATAAGTTTTTGCTATACCGTTAGATGCTAAAAAACAAAGACGTGCAAGTAAAAATTCAAGCTTATAAATAAATTATACAATTGAGTGATTCGAACACTCCCTAAAAATATCAAATCAATGGAATATCAAATATTTCTACCGCAAGCGGATTTAGACTCACTTGTGAAATGCTATTGGACATTGGAAAACCGGCCGAGAGCCATTTCGAAAGACAACAATTGATGCAATTTTGTATGATATATTTGCATCATCAAATAAAATAAGGAAAAAATGAAAAGATCATTAATCATCGCAGCAATCATTCTTGGAATCGGAATTAACAATTGTAAAAATGAAAGCAAACCCGATTCACAAACCTTGAAGCAGAACAAAAATTTAATATCGATTGTAGAAATCCCGGCAACTGATTTTTCAAGAGCGGTAACATTCTATCAAACATTATTAGGCGTTAAAATCGAAAAGATTGATATGGAAGGTACGCAGATGGGTATATTGCCAAATAACGGATATACCGTGAATGTCGTTTTAGTAAAAGGCAATGGTTACATTCCCAAAAATAAGATCATATCCGCCACTTGTCACGGAGGGATTGATTCAATTTGCTCTCCGGTGGTAAATTTTTGTTGACATGCAGGTATTTACCTGCATGTTGTTTCTATATGCCGAAAGAAATGGAAGAAGTTGGCAAGGTGTTCAAGGCACTGGCGGATCCGAACCGTCGGAAAGTTCTCGATCTACTTTATGCCAACAATGGCCAACCTCTTTCAGCTCTTTGCGAACAGTTGGATATGCAAAGGCAGTCGGCGTCACAACACATTGACATCTTAATCGATGCGAACTTGGTAACCGTAGTTTGGAAGGGTCGAGAGAAACTCCACTTCATCAATCCGGTTCCGATTCACGAGGTCTATGAACGTTGGGTTAGAAAATTTGAACAAAATCGCTTAGGGTTTTTACACGACCTGAAAGCACAGCTGGAAGGAGAAAACAATGGAAAAACCTAGTTTCGTTTATGTTACGTACATAGTCAGCACACCTGAGAAGGTATGGAATGCATTAATTGATCCCGAAATAACGCGCCAATATTGGCTGGATCCGTTAGCTAAGAACCCTGCACATATCAACGTTTCGAATTGGGAACCCGGTTCGGAATGGAGGCACGAGCGCTTGGATGATGCACGGACAACCGACATTATGGGCAAAGTCGTCGAAAGCATT
The nucleotide sequence above comes from Leptospira kobayashii. Encoded proteins:
- a CDS encoding ArsR/SmtB family transcription factor encodes the protein MPKEMEEVGKVFKALADPNRRKVLDLLYANNGQPLSALCEQLDMQRQSASQHIDILIDANLVTVVWKGREKLHFINPVPIHEVYERWVRKFEQNRLGFLHDLKAQLEGENNGKT
- a CDS encoding GDSL-type esterase/lipase family protein produces the protein MFTHIFRFLSTSVLSAIVFYSLLWPTRIAAEPLGVKQSASIPIIRQFGDSITYGYGYVQCYGTPGICMGTTINGGQIQQCMTCAVYMWGGGYRGWMTELALQPSNQFGFATVGYQCGGSYTSQWQTNSMSHDGYPGFRTDQLVPIAMLPSVASITLVHAGTNDFAQGKSVDWATQNLTQIVKNLIQQSGNGTIYVAKIVRFMKPAASCTKCTDNTVLNPLVKTYNEWIDQKLANAIGTKFSNQVVIVDMYDALTLATDYSFDGVHPSPAGYQKMACSWIRAIKKMPSLPENPCSGFTFGETKSQTIPSESDLQKSLPQPEFMNRILQGKLKGASDF